A region from the Ptychodera flava strain L36383 chromosome 10, AS_Pfla_20210202, whole genome shotgun sequence genome encodes:
- the LOC139142414 gene encoding betaine--homocysteine S-methyltransferase 1-like, producing the protein MPKVKGFLERIKDGDHIIVAEGYIFLFERRGYLKAGPFVPEVMLENPEMVRSAYKEFVHAGSDVVLAFTYYAHREKMRLIGRENDLLKLNVDALRMAREVADDTGTLMAGNISNTNLYSPEKKENDPIIKEIFKEQVQWAVDAGADFIVGETFAHLGEGILALEAIQEVGNGLPSVITYTAVAAEYKDGKYVACDEVPYDQVCQKTYDAGATVVGLNCGRGPETMIPILEQIRKTYKGPLAALPVPYRTTEKEPSFMTVTDPTNGERLFPVNLDVAYCSRTDIERFADKCKELNILYVGICCGNQACLTRTLAERLGRNTPASRFSPDMSKHCIFGDDEAVDKSNQSSVRARMEQEQQRTDKL; encoded by the exons ATGCCAAAGGTTAAAG GCTTCCTAGAAAGGATAAAGGATGGCGATCATATCATCGTTGCCGAAGggtacatatttttatttgaaagaagAGGATATCTCAAGGCTGGACCTTTCGTACCGGAGGTCATGCTAGAGAATCCAGAGATGGTAAGAAGTGCTTACAAGGAGTTTGTACATGCCGGAAGTGACGTAGTGTTGGCATTTACG TACTATGCTCACCGCGAGAAAATGCGGCTGATTGGAAGAGAAAATGATCTACTGAAGCTGAATGTAGATGCCCTGCGCATGGCAAGAGAGGTTGCAGACGACACTGGAACCCTGATGGCGGGAAACATCTCTAATACGAATTTATATTCtccagaaaagaaagaaaatgatcCGATCatcaaagagatatttaaa GAACAAGTCCAGTGGGCGGTTGACGCCGGAGCGGATTtcatcgtgggagaaacattcGCCCATCTAGGAGAAGGAATCCTTGCCTTGGAGGCAATTCAAGAAGTCGGAAACG GTCTACCCAGTGTGATAACATACACAGCTGTGGCAGCCGAGTACAAAGATGGTAAATATGTTGCATGTGACGAGGTACCTTACGACCAGGTCTGTCAGAAAACGTACGATGCCGGTGCGACCGTTGTTGGTCTGAACTGTGGACGTGGACCTGAAACAATGATTCCCATACTTGAACAGATACGAAAAACATACAAG GGACCATTGGCCGCGTTGCCTGTGCCTTACAGAACGACAGAAAAGGAACCATCCTTTATGACAGTAACGGACCCAACCAACG GCGAACGACTCTTCCCTGTTAATCTCGATGTCGCCTACTGCTCTCGCACAGATATCGAGAGATTTGCTGACAAATGCAAAGAGCTGAACATCCTGTACGTTGGTATATGCTGCGGCAACCAGGCGTGCCTCACCCGCACCCTGGCCGAGCGACTCGGCCGAAATACCCCGGCCAGCAGATTTAGCCCGGACATGTCCAAACACTGCATCTTTGGCGACGACGAGGCTGTCGATAAATCTAACCAATCGAGTGTACGGGCACGCATGGAGCAAGAGCAACAACGCACCGATAAACTGTAG
- the LOC139142415 gene encoding betaine--homocysteine S-methyltransferase 1-like, whose protein sequence is MAKVKGFLERIKDGEQIIVAEGYLFLFERRGYLKAGPFVPEVILENPELVRSAYREFVHAGSDVVLAFTYYAHREKMRIIGREHELTKMNMDALRMAREVADETGTLMAGNISNTNLYFPGDGEKDRTIKEMFKEQVEWAVKAGADFIVGETFNYLGEAMLALEAVKEVGNGLPCVITFSTGATQIRDGKYITLGLEPYDQVCQKIYDAGATVVGLNCGRGPETMIPMLEQIRESYKGPLAALPVPYRTTEEEPSYLTIKDPTNGERLFPVNLHVVYCSHTDIARFADKCKELNINYVGICCGNQASFTRTIAEQFGRTPPASRFSLDMSKHVIFGTDDGVDKANQSTYQPLVEQAKERDDHL, encoded by the exons ATGGCAAAGGTGAAAG GCTTCTTGGAGAGGATAAAGGATGGTGAACAAATCATAGTCGCAGAAGGCTATCTCTTTCTATTTGAACGGAGAGGATATCTGAAGGCTGGACCTTTTGTACCAGAGGTCATTCTGGAGAATCCAGAATTGGTAAGAAGTGCTTATAGGGAGTTTGTACATGCCGGAAGTGACGTAGTTTTGGCGTTTACG TACTATGCTCATCGCGAGAAAATGCGGATCATTGGAAGAGAACATGAACTTACGAAAATGAATATGGACGCACTGCGCATGGCAAGGGAGGTTGCAGACGAAACTGGGACATTAATGGCGGGAAACATCAGTaacacaaatttgtattttccgGGAGATGGGGAGAAAGATAGGACTATCAAAGAAATGTTCAAA GAACAAGTTGAATGGGCAGTTAAAGCCGGAGCGGATTTCATCGTTGGCGAAACATTCAATTATCTCGGAGAGGCAATGCTTGCCTTGGAGGCGGTAAAAGAAGTCGGAAACG GTCTTCCTTGTGTGATAACTTTTTCAACGGGAGCAACTCAGATCAGAGATGGTAAATACATCACACTCGGCTTGGAGCCATACGACCAGGTCTGTCAGAAAATATATGATGCCGGTGCGACCGTCGTTGGCCTTAACTGTGGACGTGGACCTGAAACTATGATTCCTATGCTGGAACAGATACGAGAATCGTACAAG GGACCGTTGGCGGCGTTACCTGTGCCCTACAGAACGACAGAAGAGGAACCCTCTTATCTGACGATAAAAGATCCAACCAATG GCGAACGACTTTTCCCGGTCAATCTCCACGTAGTTTACTGCTCACATACAGACATCGCGAGATTTGCTGACAAATGCAAAGAGCTGAACATCAATTATGTTGGCATATGCTGCGGCAACCAGGCTTCTTTCACCCGCACCATAGCCGAGCAGTTTGGACGGACGCCACCTGCGAGTAGATTTAGCCTCGACATGTCAAAACACGTTATTTTTGGAACCGACGATGGTGTGGACAAAGCCAACCAGTCTACCTATCAACCATTGGTCGAGCAAGCAAAGGAGCGCGATGATCATCTGTAA